The following DNA comes from bacterium.
TGACTACCAGTTTGTCTCGTAACCACGTAACCCAATTTACCCAGCCGTCTGGCCAGCTTCACCCCGCTTACGTCCCGGGGAAGCTTCACAGAGCGATCACCTCTTCTTTGACGTAATGCAACCTGATCAGACGTGGACTTTCCCCCTCGTCAAAGTGGCACCGGACGGCGTCTTCGATCATCCGCCGCAGTTCCTCGTACGTCTCGGCCTCGGTGAAGATGGA
Coding sequences within:
- a CDS encoding type II toxin-antitoxin system HicA family toxin, encoding MKLPRDVSGVKLARRLGKLGYVVTRQTGSHIRLAKEDDKKTV
- a CDS encoding 2-oxoisovalerate dehydrogenase; protein product: MESEIIFYIEESAEGGLEAKALGYSIFTEAETYEELRRMIEDAVRCHFDEGESPRLIRLHYVKEEVIAL